AGAACACCCACGGGGAGGACGATGTATCGGAGAGTCCGTTGTCTGGGAGTCTCTCTCTGGGCATTCCCTCCTGGGGGCTCCTCCTCTTTCAGGGATGCCTCATACCGGAGGACCAGATCGTCAGGGTCCAGGCCCACGTAGGAAGCATAGGCCCTCAGAAACCCTTTGATGAAGACCGGTGAGGCCAGCGAGTCCAACTGGTCCTCCTCGAGACGGATCAGGATATCTTTCCGGATTTTAGTAGTCCGGGATATCTCCTCGAGAGAGACCTTGCGGAGTTCCCTTTCCCTTTTGAGATAATCCCCCAGCGATCCCATCATGGTCTTACTCTAATTCGGAGATTGTGGGTGTTCAAGGCCTGCAAGCTTTTAGCATTACCACCAGATGGAGTAAGAGTCAAGATCGAGCCGCCGAGCATTCCCAACCCGGCAGAGCCACTGCATTGAATCACCGAGGATCGGGAACGGTCCCAGAATGGGTTCATGATTGCCGTCACCAGCCCCGGTCTCACCCGTATCCCATCTCACCGAGCAGCCTGGGGTTCTCGCTCCACCCCTTTATGACCTTTACCCACAGCTGAAGGAATACACGGGTGCCGAAGAAGAGCTCCATCTCCTGTCTGGCCTCGGTGCCTATCCTCTTCAACATCCCGCCTCCCCTCCCTATGAGAATCGCCCGCTGAGAAGCCTTCTCGACCACGATCACGGCGGAGATGGAGAGAATCCCCTTGTCTGGTTCGTCCCTGAAGCTCTCAACGGTGACCCCCACAGAGTAAGGGACCTCCTGGTAGGTGTGTTGAAAGATCTTCTCCCGGATCATCTCAGCGGCCAGGAACCTCTCGGATTGATCGGTGGTGATGTCTTCGGGGAAATACCTGGGGCCCTGGGGGAGGTATTTCTCGATCGTTTCAACGAGCCGATCGACCCCCTCCCCGTTGAGTGCCGAGATAGGGATGGTCTCTTCAAACCGGTGAATCCCCTGGTATCTCTCTATGAGGGGGAGGAGTTCGGCCTTCTTCACGAGGTCGATCTTATTGATGATCAGGAAGAGGGGAGTATGACAGGACCGCAGGCGTTTGACGATCCCCTCGTCCTCCTCCATCCTGGGACGGTGTGCCTCTGTCAGAAGGAGGAGGAGATCCGCGTCTCTTCCCGCCTGGAATGCGGCACGCACCATGGATTGGTGAAACCTCGAAAGGGGGCGGTGTATACCCGGGGTGTCGTAGAAGATGAGTTGGGCGTTTTCCAGATTCTTTATGCCCAGGACACGGGTACGGGTCGTCTGAGGCTTGTCGGAAATGATGGCGATCTTTTCACCGAGAATTCGGTTGAGGAGGGTTGACTTTCCCACATTGGGTTTGCCGAGGATCGATATGAACCCGGATTTAAAAGAATCCATTGAGAGGCAGTGAATCGTTCAGTCGGTTCTATTCGGGGCTCCGGAAGACCGCCGAGCCGGTTTATTCAAGGACCCGGGCAAACGCCGAGCCCCTGAGCCCACCTGATCCACTAATCTACCAGAGCCTCTTTCAGAACCTCTCGGATGTGGCTCGCGAAGACGATCTCGATATTCTTGAGAAGCTCCCCGGGCATCTCCTCCAGGTTGGCCTGATTCTTCTTGGGAAGAATCACCTTCTTGACCTCTGCCCTCAGAGCAGCGTGGATCTTCTCCCTTATTCCTCCTACAGGAAGGATCTTCCCCGTAAGGGTGAGCTCCCCTGTCATGGCAACATCGTGTCTCACCGGATTCCCTGTCAGGAGCGAGATCAGGGCCACGGCGATTGTCGCCCCTGCGGAAGGGCCATCCTTGGGCACGGCGCCTGCAGGGAAATGGACATGAAAGCCATGGTTGGGGAAAAGGCTCTGCGAGATGCCGTGATCTCCTGCATGACTCCTGATATAGCTGAGAGCAGCCTGAGCGGACTCCTTCATGATGTCTCCCAGGGATCCGGTCAGAAGGAGACCCTTTTCCCCTTTTATTCTGGATACTTCCACGAACATGATCTCCCCGCCGTTTTCCGTCCAGGCGAGACCGGTGGCAATGCCGACACAGTTCTTTTCCTCCTTCACCTCGCAGAAGATCCGGGGGGGTCCGAGGAATTCTTCCACGGTATTCTCGTCGATGACGTCCCTCTTTTCCTTTCCCTGAGTCAGCTCGCGGGTGACCTTGCGGCAGATCGCGGCGATTTCTCTCTCCAGGTTCCTAACCCCTGCCTCCCGTGTGTACTCGCGTATGATTTTCTGGATCGCCCCGGGCCTGAAAGTTATTGGGTTTTGGCTCAACCCGTTCTCTTCGATCTGATGGGGAATGAGGAAATCACTGGCGATCCTCTCTTTCTCTTCGTCGATGTAGCCTGGGATGTGGATCACTTCCATCCTGTCCCTCAGGGCAGGAGGGATAGGAGAGACGCTGTTTGCCGTGGTGAGGAACATGACCCGCGAGACGTCGAAGGGGACATCAAGATAGTGGTCGGTGAAAAAGGAGTTCTGCTCGGGATCCAAAACCTCAAGGAGAGCGGCTGCCGGATCTCCACGGAAATCCTGGCCGATCTTGTCGACTTCATCCAGCATAAAGACCGGGTTGCTCGTTCCGCTCCGCCTGATCTCCTGTATGATTCTTCCGGGGAGGGCCCCCACATAGGTTCTCCTGTGCCCCCTGATCTCGGCCTCGTCTCTCATGCCTCCCAGAGATATGCGAACGAACTTCCTTCCCAAAGCCCTGGCAATCGATTTGCCGAGGGATGTCTTGCCGACCCCTGGAGGGCCCACAAAGCAGAGGATAGGACCCTTCATGGTCTTTTTCATTTTCTTGACAGCCAGGTACTCGAGAATCCGGTCTTTCACTTTCTTGAGATCGTAGTGGTCTTCATTCAGAATCGCTTCAGCGCGATTGATGTTGAGGTTGTCCCGGGTGCTTCGACTCCAAGGGAGGGTGACCAGATAGTCGACATAGGTTCTGGAGACGGTGTATTCAGCCGACGTGGGATTCATTCGCTCCAGGCGGCTGATCTCTCTCTCGGCAACCTCTTCGACCTTCTTGGGCATCTCGGCGGACCGGACCTTTTCCCTCAACTCGTTGATCTCGGCCGCATGAGGATCCTCCTCCCCGAGCTGCTTTTGGATCGATTTGGTCTGCTGCCAGACCATAGGGTTTTTCTGGGTTCTTGCCGGGTCTCTTGCTGATCCGGACCCGGGAGCAGTACGGGCTTCGAGGTTCTTAATCTCCTTGCTGAGAATGAGAAAGACCTTCTTGAGCCTTTCCAGAGGATCAAAGCATTCGAGGATCTCCTGCCTTTCCGCCAATCCCAGGCTGAGGTGCGTAGCGACAAGATCGGCCAGCCGTCCCGGGGTGTCCACCTGATCGAGAAGCAGGTCCGCCTCTTCAGAAAAGGGCTTTCCCAAAGAGACCGAGAGTCTGAAGAGAGAACGAGTGCTTTCCAGGAGGGTGTCTGAGATCATCGACTTCCTGTCGTGGTCCTTTACTTCTTCCACATGAGCCAGGAGAAAGGGTTGGTGGGAGACCAACCTGCCCATGAGGATGCGGCATAGACCTTCGACCAGGACCTGGGCACCGCCTCCAGGCAGCCTGACTACCTGGAGTATGGTTCCCGCCGTTCCCACAGAGTAGAGATCATTGAAGTGCGGGCTTCCCAGGGTCTCTATTCTCTGAGAAAAGAAGCCCCCCATATAGTTGGGTGAGATCGTCTGGAGGAGATCAACGATACTGTCGGACCGGAGGAAAATGGGCAGGACCATGTTGGGGAAGAGGACGAGCCCCTGCAGTGGAATAACAGGAAGCTTCTTCGGAATGGGAAACACCTTTGCCTTGGTTGCGTACCTCACGTGGAGATCCTCGGCTCCATACGTCCTCTCAGCACAATGGATGTTGAATCTTATATGATAATGGTTTTTCTGTCAACATACCGGGACGTGGAGTTTCCCGAGTTTTCGGCCGCGGATTCTTGCAAGTATATGACTTCACGATTTTTTTTCTGTTTCGGCAGGAGAACACCCTTGTCCCCTCGCTCCTGAGCTCACGGGGTGGCCCTATCGGGGTTGGCGGGTGGGCAGTTCCTGCCCCCTCCCCACGAACACGACCCACGAGCACGAACACGCCCCACGAGCACGACTCACGAATCACGAATCACGACCACGCCCCACGACCACGACTCACGAATCACGACCACGAATCACGAACACGACTCACGAATCACGACCACGAATCACGAACACGAATCACGCCTCACGACCACGACCTTTCCCCTCCCCGCTCACCCCTGATGGGTACCCCACCGCTTCCGCAATGTCGCCCGGAGGCAAGGGTGTTTTCCAAAAGTCAGGAAACTCCACACCGGGAGGGGAGTCCCGCCCCTCACGTGAAGCATCTCTGACCCTGATCCGGACCGGTTTGGTAAGTCCGTGGGAAGGCGGCCGACGAGGATCGTCCTCCCACGGGCTGCTCGAACGTCTAGGACGGCAGGCTCAGGCCGTAGCGCTCCCTGAGATACCGGATATTCTTCTGGGCGTTGTCGTACTTGGCCTTACCGTAGCTGTAGAAATCAAAATCGATCTTCGAAACCCTTGATTGTATCAGACTCCAGAGAAACCAGTAGATGTCCGGAAAGGGCTTGAAGAGATCCGTCATGTAAATGTGATGGTCGGTGTTCGCTCCTTGCCAATAGAGATCCAGAATCCTCGCCTCCGTCTCCCTGGGGACAAGGATCTCTTGAAACATATCGGCCAGATCGTAGTAGGGGGTACTCATCCCCGCGTATTCCCAGTCAATCACGTAGATTGAGCGTCCGGATTCGTCTCTTTTCTGGCCGAGGATGAAGTTGTCGGCCAGAAGGTCGTTGTGACAGGAAACATACTGGGCCGGCGTGATTCGGGCATGATTGGAGATCTTCTCCAGAGAGGAGATGGTCTTTTCAAATTCGAATTCCCAGTAGGAGGCATCTATCCCCTGGAGAATCCGATAGAGCCGTCTTACCTGGACGAGAGGATCGAAGACAAAGGGAAGGGTCACGCCGCTCTGGTGAATGGTTCGAATCGAACGGACGATCTCTTCCCAGAGGTCTTCTCTCAAGAAATCTTCGTTCTTCAGAACGTATCCGGGGATGAACTCCACAACGGTCACCCTCTGGTCGGGCAGGTATTTGATAAGTCTCGGAGTGATACCTGTCGATGCGATCAGTTTGAGGTTTTCCACTTCCACGTCCCGGTCGATGAACAGTTCGGTCTTCTCCCCGTACAACCTTACGACAAGGTCCTGGCCCTTGGATGACCGGACCCGATACAACCTGTTGGTGATCCCGCCTTTGAGTTCTTCGATCACCACTTCCGAACCTTCCAACTCGGGCATGAGTTCCAGCAAGCCTTCGCGGGTGAGCTCTTCGTCCATTTCCTGTTCCTCATGATCCAGGCTTGAGCCCTCGTGATTTCGACAGGGCCCTCTCCCGGCGGTTTCGCCTATCCGTACAATTCATCGCTGGCTGTCCAGCCGAGAAGCATGCACCCGAGAAACGCCTTGAAGGCTCGAATGAAGTCGGTGTCTGTCACCGAGACCGTCCGTGAGTCTTCGCGGACCACACCGGGGAAGAGAGTAGGCAGGGCAGCCTCGCTGGTTGACATAAACTCGATCTCCAGCTTGACCTCCCCCTCGACCTTGAGGGGTTTGAATTGGTTTAGTTTCTTGAGGGCGTTCCCGGCGGCTTCCCTTATGCGGCGCCCTGTCTCCTTCGGGGGGTAGCATCTGGCCGTCCACCTGTCGATACCTTCCTTCACCACGGCGGTCTCGACGTTCCCCAGTACCGACTTGGCTTCTCTGGTAACCTTGTCGTCTCCTGCAACCATGACGACAGGTACATCGTAATACCCGGCAATGGCGGCATTGAGCTGGGTTTCCCCGATGGGCTCTCCGTTCAAACGGACGCTGATGATCTCACGGCCCAGGAGAGTATGATTCGCCACGGCCTCCCCTGTTCCGGCCTTTGCGTGATATCCAACAAAAAAGGCCGCGTCGAAGGTGCTGTCAATCCCCTCCATCATGCAGAGGGGCTTGTGGATACCGGAGATGAGGCTTGCCCTGGAATCCAGTTCTTCGAGCAGTATGTTTCGCATGGTGTAGTGGGAGTCGTTTACGAGGACCTCGGTGGCTCCCCCTTCAAATGCCCCGTCAATGGCGGCGTTGACATCGCCTGTCATCATCTTTCGGAACCGTTCGTACCCGGGTTTGCCCTCTACTACATCCAACATGTTGGTGACCCCGGTTGCTCCTTCCATATCCGCTGAAATAAAGACCTTCATGACCGTATCCTCCTTTTCATTGGTAGAGTATGCAACTCACGTAGTGTCCGGGCTCCTTTTCCACGAGCTGTGGAGCCGTTTGGGAACATTCGGGCCTTGCGAGGAAACACCTGGGGTGGAAATGGCAGCCCTCCGGTGGATCCACCGGGCTGGGAATCTCCCCCTTGAGGATGATCCTCTCCTTTCTCCGGGCCTTTATTGACGGTGAAGCCGAAAGCAGCGCCTTGGTGTACGGGTGAAGGGGGTTTTCAAACAGGATCTCTTCCCTTGCCAGTTCGACGATTTTCCCCAGATACATGACTGCGATTCGATGAGAGATATGCTCTACCACGCTCAAGTCGTGGGATATGAATATGTAGGCCAGCCGGTGGCTCCCCTGAAGGTCTTTCAAAAGATTGATCACCTGCGCCTGGACCGAGACATCAAGGGCTGAGACGGGTTCGTCGCATACGATCAATCTCGGCTCCACAGCCAGGGCCCGGGCGATGCAGACCCTCTGCCGCTGTCCTCCGCTGAACTCATGGGGGAGGGATCTGAGAAAAGAGGGGGAGAGGCCGACCTCCTCCAGCAGTTCCTCTATCCGTTCCCGCCTATCGGTACCACTGGAAAGATGGTGAACCTCGAGCGCCTCTCCCAGGATATCTTCGATAGTCATCCGGGGATCCAATGAAGAATAGGGATCCTGAAAGATGATCTGCATCTCCTTTCTCAGTTCCTTGAGTCTTTTCTTGCCCAGGGCGGTGACATCTTCTCCTGAGAAGAAGACCTTCCCGGAGGTCGGTTCGACAAGTCTCAAGATGCTCCGGCCTACCGTGCTTTTTCCGCAGCCGCTCTCTCCCACCAGTCCCAGGGTTTCGCCGGGTTCCAAGGCGAAGCTCACGCCGTCCACAGCCCGGACAACAGCCCGGGACTTCGAAAAAAAGGAGCCCCCCAAGGGGAAGTATTTGACGAGATCAACAACCTCCAGGATCGGTTCTCCTCCCATCGGACAGCTCTCTACACCCCTAATTCGCGAGTCGGTCAATATGGTGGCATCTCACCCAATGGCGTTTTCCGACCTGCACCATGTCAGGAACCGCCGCAGTACAGATTTCGGTGGCCCGGCTGCAACGGGGATGGAACTTGCAGCCCCGGGGAAGAGCAAAAAGACTGGGTACGGAACCCGGTATGGCTGAGAGCCGGGACGTCTTGAGACCGATCATTGGAACAGAACGGATCAGCCCCAGAGTGTATGGATGAAGGGCTTCCCTCTCCAGTCCAGAGGTATCCAGAACCTCCACCACATGACCGCAATACATTACCACCACCTGCCTGGTAGACTCACTGATCACGCCGAGGTCGTGAGTCACCAGAATCACGGCCATCCCGTTTCTCTCCTGGAGGCGGGCGAGAAGCTCCAGGATCTGGGCCTGAATCGTCACATCGAGGGCTGTAGTAGGTTCATCGGCGATGAGGAGGCTCGGATTGCAGGCGATGGCCATGGCAATCATCACTCGCTGTCTCATCCCGCCGCTCAACTGGTGTGGATAATCCTCGGCCCTCCTGTGGGGGCTGGGTATTCCCACCTGGGAGAGTAGTTCGATGCTCGTTTTCTTTGCCTCGGCTGCTGAGACTGCCTGGTGGGCACGGATAATTTCGGCAATCTGGTACCAGATCTTGTAGACCGGGTTGAGATAGCTCATCGGCTCCTGAAAGATCATGGAGATCCGGTTGCCCCTGATGTCTTGGATCTCCCGGTGACTGCAGGAGAGAAGATCCTTGCCCTCAAAATAGATACTTCCCCCTGCGTAGTACCCCGGAGGCCGGGCGACCAGACGGAGGATGGAGAGGCATGTCACCGATTTCCCTGACCCGGACTCCCCCACCAGTCCCACCGTTTCTCCCCGGTTTACGGTGAAACTCACGCCGTCCACGCTCTTGAGGGAGCCTTTCCCGACCCTGAAATAGGTTTTCAGGTTCTCGACTTTCAAAAGACACAATGGCGGCTGCTCCTGCGGGTGGGACCTCAGTCTTTGGGTCGTAGAACATCGGCCAGACCATCTCCGATGAGGCTGAAGCCGATGCCGATCAACATGATAGCCAAACCGGGAAAAGTGGTCATCCACCAAGCTTGGTAAATAAATATTCGTCCTTCACTGATCATGGCTCCCCAGTCCGGGGTAGGGGGTTGCACGCCGAGTCCTAGAAAGCTTAGGGAGGATGCCAGGAGAATACAAAGAACCACATCTGTAACAGAGAAGACAAGAGCCGGAGTAATGGCGTTCGGAATGATGTGGCGCCGAATGATGTAACCTGTGCTGCAACCAAGAGCCCTTGCGGCCTCGATGAATTCCATCTCTTTCAGGGAGAGGATCTCCCCGCGGATGATCCTGGCGTATGCTGTCCAGCCCACCAGCCAGACCGAAATGAAAACGTTTCTCAATCCAGGCCCGATAATGGCGAGAATCGCTATTACCAGAACGAGATAGGGCAGGGCGATTGTCACATCCACCAGTCTCATGATGATGTCGTCCAGGCGGCCTCCGAAATAGCCGGCTATGGAGCCCAGAATGGTCCCCACAACCAGTGGAACAATGACGCAGCCGGTGCCTATAAGCAATGCCGTCCGCCCGCCGTAAAGAATCCGGGTGAGAATATCTCTTCCGAAGTTGTCGGTGCCGAGCCAGTGGAGACGGGACGGGGGCTGAAGGGCCTCCAGGAGGGAGGTCTTGATGGGGTCGAACTTGGTCAAGAAAGGGGCGAGAAGGGAGGCCCCAGTGATCAGACACACGATGAGAAAGCCGATCAGGAAGGTCTTGCTGCGAAAGACCCTCCTGATCAGATTCTTTTCCCTCTGTGTAACCTCTATGAGAACCTCTGCGGTTGTATATTCCATTGCCCTTCCTCGGACCTGCTACAACAGGGCGAATGCCTATTCCCCCATACGGATTCGAGGGTCGAGATAGCTGTAAAGGACGTCCGTAACAAAATTGATCGTAATGATCAAGAAACCGAAGACGAATGTCACCCCCTGGACCATGGGATAATCCCGCTTGAAAATGGAACCGACCAGAAGCATTCCGATTCCCGGAAGCGAAAACGTCGCCTCGATGACAACCGTGCCGCCGAGCAGCCAACCGATGTTGACCCCGAAGATGGTGACGCTCGGGATCAAGGCGTTGCGGAAGGCATGCCTGAATGTTACTTCCCACTCCTTCAGGCCCTTTGCTCTGGCGGTTGTCACGAAGTTTGCCTGCAGTGACTCGAGGATACTCGCGCGCAAGGGACGGAGAATGACTGGTGTAAGGTACAGGCCCAGAACAAAGGAGGGCAAAACCAGGTGCCAGAGCCTCTCTCCAAAGGTCTTTCCGAACCCGGAGACAGGGAAGATCCCCCACCTGACCCCGAGAAACATCATCAGCAGCAAGGCCACCCAGAAAGAGGGCATCGTGAAGCCGAAGAGCGTGCCGAGACGGATCATATTGTCCCGTAAACCCCTGGGCCGGAGCGCTGAAAGGACACCCAATGGGACGGCAAAGGCGATCGAGATGACAGCGCCGAGGCAGATCAGCATGAGTGTGGCCGGAAGCCGCTGGAGGATTACCTCGAGGACGCCGGTCCGGTAGGCTATGGAGGTCCCCAGGTTTCCTTTGAGGAGATTTGCCAGGAAGGTGACGTACTGGACTATCAGAGACCTGTCCAAACCGAGGGCGTGCCTCAACCTTTCGATATTCTCGGGCGTTGCCCGGATTCCCAGCATTATGCGGGCCGGGTCTCCGGGAATCAGGTGGATGATGAGAAAGACGAAGACCGTGAGCCCTAACAAGACGGGGAGGAAATGGAGGAGCCGGCGGAGTACATATCTACGCATGGTTCAACGATCTTTTTCAGAGAGAGTGAGACGACGGTCAGGGGGTGGGACCCGGCTCGGCGACGGTTGCCCTGTCTCACCGGGCCCCTTTCTTGTCACTCCTCGAGCCAGACCTCCTCGAGACGGTAATTCCCAGTGGGAAGGACCTTGAAATTGTGGACCGTCTTAAGCACGGCACATCTGCTGGGGCTCCGATACAGCAACAAGAGCTGCGCATCGTCCACCTGCATCTGCTGGAGTCGACTGTACATCTTCATCCGTTTCTCGTGATCCGTTTCCGTCTGAGTGGCCCTGGCGAGCTTATCGAACTCCTCGTTTCGCCAAGAGGTGAAATAGGCCTTGCTCCCCCCTCCGTACACGCAGGCGAAGAAAAGCAACTCGTCTGGGTCGACGATATCGGTTGTCATATAGGCATCGGATATCTCGTAGTCGAGCTGAGAGATTCGGTCCCACCAGGTCCCTTCTTCCACCATCTCTATGTTGACATCGATTCCTATCTTGGCGAGCTGCTCTTTGAGGATCACGGCCCTCTGCGTGTACTCGGCACTCCCCGCGATGTTCAGAAGAGTGGTCTTGAAACCGTTTGGCCGGCTGGATTCCTTCATAAGCTGTTTTGCCTTTTCGAGGTCATAGGTGTACCCCTTGATCGATCTGTCCAGACCAAGCATGTTGGGCAGG
This genomic interval from Deltaproteobacteria bacterium contains the following:
- a CDS encoding M55 family metallopeptidase, producing MKVFISADMEGATGVTNMLDVVEGKPGYERFRKMMTGDVNAAIDGAFEGGATEVLVNDSHYTMRNILLEELDSRASLISGIHKPLCMMEGIDSTFDAAFFVGYHAKAGTGEAVANHTLLGREIISVRLNGEPIGETQLNAAIAGYYDVPVVMVAGDDKVTREAKSVLGNVETAVVKEGIDRWTARCYPPKETGRRIREAAGNALKKLNQFKPLKVEGEVKLEIEFMSTSEAALPTLFPGVVREDSRTVSVTDTDFIRAFKAFLGCMLLGWTASDELYG
- a CDS encoding ABC transporter permease, with protein sequence MRRYVLRRLLHFLPVLLGLTVFVFLIIHLIPGDPARIMLGIRATPENIERLRHALGLDRSLIVQYVTFLANLLKGNLGTSIAYRTGVLEVILQRLPATLMLICLGAVISIAFAVPLGVLSALRPRGLRDNMIRLGTLFGFTMPSFWVALLLMMFLGVRWGIFPVSGFGKTFGERLWHLVLPSFVLGLYLTPVILRPLRASILESLQANFVTTARAKGLKEWEVTFRHAFRNALIPSVTIFGVNIGWLLGGTVVIEATFSLPGIGMLLVGSIFKRDYPMVQGVTFVFGFLIITINFVTDVLYSYLDPRIRMGE
- a CDS encoding ATP-binding cassette domain-containing protein; translated protein: MGGEPILEVVDLVKYFPLGGSFFSKSRAVVRAVDGVSFALEPGETLGLVGESGCGKSTVGRSILRLVEPTSGKVFFSGEDVTALGKKRLKELRKEMQIIFQDPYSSLDPRMTIEDILGEALEVHHLSSGTDRRERIEELLEEVGLSPSFLRSLPHEFSGGQRQRVCIARALAVEPRLIVCDEPVSALDVSVQAQVINLLKDLQGSHRLAYIFISHDLSVVEHISHRIAVMYLGKIVELAREEILFENPLHPYTKALLSASPSIKARRKERIILKGEIPSPVDPPEGCHFHPRCFLARPECSQTAPQLVEKEPGHYVSCILYQ
- the lon gene encoding endopeptidase La, with amino-acid sequence MVLPIFLRSDSIVDLLQTISPNYMGGFFSQRIETLGSPHFNDLYSVGTAGTILQVVRLPGGGAQVLVEGLCRILMGRLVSHQPFLLAHVEEVKDHDRKSMISDTLLESTRSLFRLSVSLGKPFSEEADLLLDQVDTPGRLADLVATHLSLGLAERQEILECFDPLERLKKVFLILSKEIKNLEARTAPGSGSARDPARTQKNPMVWQQTKSIQKQLGEEDPHAAEINELREKVRSAEMPKKVEEVAEREISRLERMNPTSAEYTVSRTYVDYLVTLPWSRSTRDNLNINRAEAILNEDHYDLKKVKDRILEYLAVKKMKKTMKGPILCFVGPPGVGKTSLGKSIARALGRKFVRISLGGMRDEAEIRGHRRTYVGALPGRIIQEIRRSGTSNPVFMLDEVDKIGQDFRGDPAAALLEVLDPEQNSFFTDHYLDVPFDVSRVMFLTTANSVSPIPPALRDRMEVIHIPGYIDEEKERIASDFLIPHQIEENGLSQNPITFRPGAIQKIIREYTREAGVRNLEREIAAICRKVTRELTQGKEKRDVIDENTVEEFLGPPRIFCEVKEEKNCVGIATGLAWTENGGEIMFVEVSRIKGEKGLLLTGSLGDIMKESAQAALSYIRSHAGDHGISQSLFPNHGFHVHFPAGAVPKDGPSAGATIAVALISLLTGNPVRHDVAMTGELTLTGKILPVGGIREKIHAALRAEVKKVILPKKNQANLEEMPGELLKNIEIVFASHIREVLKEALVD
- a CDS encoding ABC transporter permease, producing MEYTTAEVLIEVTQREKNLIRRVFRSKTFLIGFLIVCLITGASLLAPFLTKFDPIKTSLLEALQPPSRLHWLGTDNFGRDILTRILYGGRTALLIGTGCVIVPLVVGTILGSIAGYFGGRLDDIIMRLVDVTIALPYLVLVIAILAIIGPGLRNVFISVWLVGWTAYARIIRGEILSLKEMEFIEAARALGCSTGYIIRRHIIPNAITPALVFSVTDVVLCILLASSLSFLGLGVQPPTPDWGAMISEGRIFIYQAWWMTTFPGLAIMLIGIGFSLIGDGLADVLRPKD
- a CDS encoding ABC transporter ATP-binding protein, with product MCLLKVENLKTYFRVGKGSLKSVDGVSFTVNRGETVGLVGESGSGKSVTCLSILRLVARPPGYYAGGSIYFEGKDLLSCSHREIQDIRGNRISMIFQEPMSYLNPVYKIWYQIAEIIRAHQAVSAAEAKKTSIELLSQVGIPSPHRRAEDYPHQLSGGMRQRVMIAMAIACNPSLLIADEPTTALDVTIQAQILELLARLQERNGMAVILVTHDLGVISESTRQVVVMYCGHVVEVLDTSGLEREALHPYTLGLIRSVPMIGLKTSRLSAIPGSVPSLFALPRGCKFHPRCSRATEICTAAVPDMVQVGKRHWVRCHHIDRLAN
- a CDS encoding phosphotransferase, with the translated sequence MDEELTREGLLELMPELEGSEVVIEELKGGITNRLYRVRSSKGQDLVVRLYGEKTELFIDRDVEVENLKLIASTGITPRLIKYLPDQRVTVVEFIPGYVLKNEDFLREDLWEEIVRSIRTIHQSGVTLPFVFDPLVQVRRLYRILQGIDASYWEFEFEKTISSLEKISNHARITPAQYVSCHNDLLADNFILGQKRDESGRSIYVIDWEYAGMSTPYYDLADMFQEILVPRETEARILDLYWQGANTDHHIYMTDLFKPFPDIYWFLWSLIQSRVSKIDFDFYSYGKAKYDNAQKNIRYLRERYGLSLPS
- the era gene encoding GTPase Era, with protein sequence MDSFKSGFISILGKPNVGKSTLLNRILGEKIAIISDKPQTTRTRVLGIKNLENAQLIFYDTPGIHRPLSRFHQSMVRAAFQAGRDADLLLLLTEAHRPRMEEDEGIVKRLRSCHTPLFLIINKIDLVKKAELLPLIERYQGIHRFEETIPISALNGEGVDRLVETIEKYLPQGPRYFPEDITTDQSERFLAAEMIREKIFQHTYQEVPYSVGVTVESFRDEPDKGILSISAVIVVEKASQRAILIGRGGGMLKRIGTEARQEMELFFGTRVFLQLWVKVIKGWSENPRLLGEMGYG